A segment of the Sulfoacidibacillus ferrooxidans genome:
GGTAACCATATTCCGCGCGGCCTACGCCCAAATGTTTTCTCATGTAGATCGAGTGCTGTCTTCAATTGGGCACGAATAGCTTCTCGCGTGTGAACAAGCGGTAAATAAGCGTGTGTAGCAGCAGACGTAAGAAGTTCAACCATACCTTGCTCCTGAAGCACGCGCAGTCTACCGGCCAAATTGCCTTGACATGCCTGATAATCGAGTAACAACTCTGTAAAGTGCTCATAGTAATAACAAGCAAGCTGATAGAGGTCTTTGTCTTGTTCTGTTCGTTTTATTTCACTTAATGCCAGGTTGATCAAGGTCTCCAAGTAATGGACATATCTTGATTGCATCACTTCATCGGTCAACATCGACAACAGCGTTGACGATATCGAGAGTGTCATACGAAAATTGATCTCATCTCGAACAAGCCTTTCAAGCACTTGCACTATAGGTATATACGTTTCGGTTAATGCTTCAAAAAACCAACGCTCTTCTAAATAACTGTGATCATCTACATGGCGAACATATGGCAAATGTGCATGTAGAACTAAACATAGGTACCCCTGTTTCACTTGTTATGCAAACCCCTCTCAATACATCAAACCTTACTTACTGTATTTGTCCTGTAACAGCGAATACCCGTCAAATGTTTCAAAAGACACAGGCGTGGTTACGCAATTGGATGTGCCCATGTTCGATTCCTTACCATGTGGCAGTTTTGAATGTTCTTGCGATAATGCGTGCGGTCGATCAAAACAAATCATGGCGTGTTGATGATTTTGACTGGGCCCTACAGGAGGGGTGCAAACAACATGTGAACGCATCATAGTAAAGAGGTGACCATCTTCAGTCTCTGTACATACATCTGCAGTATAGTGACGATTAGGCTGTACATGGTGGAAATAATAGTGATCTTCTTCCGGATGAATCACAATTGTTCTTGTATCGTTCGCGTGATACCCATCAAACAGTAGATCCGTGACATCGTGAAGACGAAGAAAGAGGGGAAACTCGCTCCATGTCCTTGTGAAATGATCGCACAGTAATGCCTTTTGCACATCACCCACTTCCCAATAAGCAAATAGGCTAGTCGCATCTCTCACCATGACTTCGAGTCGATGAACTTGCCACTTTCGTTTCCATTTTTGTTCCAAATTATCTATTTCAACTTGTGAAAATATCACTACATAAACCACTCCCAGATGAGATAACTACTCACGTAGCTGTTTTCATGTATATGTTTCAATGATAAAAAGTTGCATACTTTTCTCTTTAAAATAAATGAAGTGCCCACATGCAAAAAGCGAGATCGTACATGTAGATCAAATACTCTACATGTACGATCTCGCCTGTATGATCAGGTCCCATCAATCACTTTACTCTTGCGTCGCCTTCTCGAAAAAATACATACCAGCGCTCATCCGTTTGATACAAGTTCCTTGTTGCACCATGTATTCTAAGTGTGCAACCGTCTCCGCTAATGCAAACAGAAGTTGTTCTGGCTGCCTTACACGAAAAACACGCAACATCATATCCCAAGCTGTATGTGGCTGCGTCAATGAATCTACGATGCGTTTTAGCCTCCACTCATGGTGTGCAAGAATATCTGCGATCCGCTTTTGCCAGGCTGTAACGGATTCACGGTGCCCCGAAAGACCTAACTGTACGTCGATGTGCGCTGCTTTGTGTAGCGAGTGTAGATAATCATGTAACGCGTGTTCGTCATTCTTTGCCCACACGCCAACAATTGGAGTAATACCCATAAGTACGTGATCACCAGCGAAACATAACTTTTGTGGTTCATGATATAACATCATTTGACCGGGACTATGCCCAGGAACCCACATGATGTCAAATGGTTCATCAAATAAAGAAATTGTATCTCCCTCGTGCAACCACGAAATATCCCTTGGTGCTGGATGAATCAATGTCGCCATGTGCGATTCTCTTTCGTGAATGCCATCATCCTGCACAACAGGTAATCCATAAGGCCTAAAGTATTCGATCAAATCTGCACTAAAGTGATCTTGATGTTCTACATGACGCAAAATGAGTTCTTCTTCCTTATCTAGTACATAGACAGTTGCACCCGACTTCTCTTGCAACCATCCAGCGGCACCGGAATGATCAGGATGCGCATGCGTCAAAATGATTCGCTTAATATCAGCAAAACCTATGCCCTTTTCCTCCAAAGTAGAGACCCACACCTGTTCTGTTTCTTTTGTGTGAAATCCCGTATCAATGATCGTAAAGCCATGTGAATCCTGAACAAGATAACTATGTACATGTTGCAAAGGCGTAGGAATCGGGAGTGTCAACCGATCGATATAGGGAAATCCAGGTACGGGCGACAACGTCAAAAGAAACTCTCCTTTTACATATATTTATCTAGGTGCCATGCGAATCGCACCGTCTAATCGGATGACTTCTCCATTCATCATATCATTTTCTACAATATGTCTGGCTAACAAAGCAAACTCTTGCGGTTGCCCTAAGCGTTTTGGGAAAGGAACCTGAGATCCAAGTGAACGGCGAACATCATCTGATAACTGTCCTAGCATCGGTGTGTCAAAGATCCCTGGCGCAATACTCATCACGCGAATACCATACTGCGCTAATTCTCGGGCGATGGGTAAAGTCATCCCCACAATTCCACCTTTGGAAGCAGCGTATGCAGCTTGTCCGATCTGTCCATCAAATGCAGCTATAGAAGCCGTGTTAATCAGTACACCACGCCGACCTTCAACATCCGCTTCACTTTGTAGCATACCTTCTGTTACAAGACGCATTACATTAAATGTACCAATCAAATTAACCTCAACAACCTTTTGAAATTGGCTGAGTGCATGTGGCCCTTGTTTTCCTATCACTTTCGAAGAAATGCCAAGCCCTGCACAATTGACAACTCCGTGTATAGCCCCATACCGTTGCAGTGCCACTTCCACTGCATGCTTTACACTTTCCTCAGAAGTAACATCCGTATGTACAAATGTGGCTCCAATATCATCCGCTACTTGTTGACCAAGAGTTTCATGCACATCTGCTATGACGATGTGAGCATGCGCTTGCCGAAAGAGAGTAGCAGTTGCAGCCCCAAGTCCTGATCCGCCACCTGTTATAAGAAATGTCTTTAAAGCGATGTCCATATTGGCGCTAGTGTGTCAACACACTAGCATTCCCCCCTTTATGATGGATTCTTCCATTCACTCATCATGCGATTTGCCCCATGAGGAATAGACGTATGAATTCTGATACACACTATGAATTATCCAACAAATAGAACTGGCTGAAAGGACTGTGTACTACTTGGCGTCAAAATCTATTGAATTAACATTTTTGCAGTTAAATGATCTACATGGGCAGCTTGTTGCTCATGCTGAGCTATTTTGGAAAGCTGGTACTCCTACCATCCATCAAGAAATCGGAGGAATTTCTCGAATCGCCCATTTTTTGAAACAAAGAAAGCGTGTAGCTCCAGAAAAAACACTGGTCATCGACTGCGGTGACGCCTTCTTTGGTAGTTACTTTACGCAAATCGACGAAGGAAATGCCATGGTTCCCTTTTTAAACGAGCTTGGCATTGATGCGAGCAATGGAGGTCATTGGGAATATTATTATGGTCCTGATCATTTTCTAGAACTCTCTCACTTATTACATTATCCTCTATATGCTCTAAATGTCTACCAAAAGGGAACCCATACGCGAATTTTTCCTCCCTATGGAATCATAGAGAAAAATGGTATTCGCATCGCTATGCTTGGACTAGCCGCCACCATTGTCGATGACTCTATGCCACCCTCTTTCTCAGGCAATCTCGAATTTACAGATGGGATCGCACAAGATGAACTACCGCTATTATTGCCAGAAGTCCGTGCCAAGGCAGACTTAGTTTGTCTGATTTCACATATGGGATTACCCCAAGATATTGCCATCGCAAAAGGAAATCCAGGCATTGATATCATCTTTAGCGGGCATACACACGATCGTCTATGGCAACCCGCTATTGTTCCTGGCGACCGTACACATGACGAAACGCTCATCATTCAGGCTGGATTCAGTGGATCGTTCATAGGTGAATTGAACATCACCCTCACACCGGATCGCAGTGGTACATTGCATAAAAAACACACTTACGAACTACACGTCATGGATGAAGCTATCCCAAAAGATCAACATGTTGAACAGCAATTGCAATCTCTGATCGCACAACATATCGACACCCTCGCACCCATACTTGGTGCGGTCACAACAGATCTCAATCGTATGCTCACCTTTGAATCTACGATGGACAACATGATCTTACAGTGTATGAAAGAAGCTTATGATGCTGATGTTTACGTCTCACGTGCATGGCGTTTTTGCCCACCAAAAGTAGCAGGTCCAATCACAGAACAAGATCTGTGGGACATGGTTCCACTTCCTGTCCAGTTATTTGCTTCTGACATGACAGGGTTAGCAATCCGTGAAGCTGTTGAACTGTGGTTAACGCATGTGATGACCACCCCCATGTCTCAAAAAGGTGGCTATGTGACCCGTCAACTTGGTATGCATGTGATTGCGCGAATCAACAATCCAGATGGATACCGAGTACAAGAAATTGAGATTGGATCGCACCCCCTGCAACCAGATACACTCTATCATGTCGTGATCGCAGGGGAACAGATTAAGAAGGATCTTCCCGGTCAATGGACTGTCCTACCACTCGACTTGCATGCTGTCCTTCGAAAAGGACTTGCGCATGGCCCTATAGATTGTTCGCTCACACACGACAAATTTGTCTTGGGCTAATCACGGCAATAGCTTCAATAGAGATAATTTGTGATTAAGACTACTCAATTGCGAGATGGCTACCCCAGTCTGGTCGTTCAGCTGTGTCACCTGATCCGCCTCTGTGTGCGCTTGCACAGCTGATGACTGACTTTGTGAAAGTAATCCACCATTGACACGAGCTACGGCTGAAATAGACTGACTGGTGGCCGATGACACAGAGTATAATTGTTGCAAACCTACAACAATTGCCTGCTCCGTATTACCTGTCGTTTGCAACTGCTCATTCATCTGGATAATACTACCTACCGTTTGTTGTTCTCGCTGTTCGATAGCTATCAGTGCAGAAGTAGTAGCAACAAGTGGGGTCAGAGCCTTAGACGTAGCAGTAACCAGAGGTGCTGTTTGATGAAGTGCTTGATTGATAGTCAACATCGTGTTATCCATCTGACCCTGAATAGCTGTTTGTTGCGTCATGCTATAACCAAATAACGTGACACCTAGCAATGATCCCATACCACTTAAAATGGTCAATAAACGAAGCACCGATATCCCCCCTTCTTTTTGATACAATTGCACGATTTATCCTCCAAGTAATGACTGCACGCCTGTTGTGACTCCCGATAACAAACCTCCTCCAGAAGCGGTACTGGTTTTAGAACTTCCGCTACTGTTTTCACCCGATGTTTGATCCGTTAATCCACGTGTCAGACTTTGTACACCATGCGTTATCGTGCCAGTGATACCATGAGTGGCAGTCCCATTGCCAGATGGAATCAGAGAACCGGTTAATCCATGCGTAAGTGTCCCCACCGTTTTAGAAACCGATCCAATCCCGCCAATTGAATGTGTAATGGAAGGTAACAATTGGTTTAGTTGACCAAACAGTCTAAATTCCTGTTTGGCTTCAGCCAATTGAGATAATAATTCCCCAAGCTTTCCGTACAGTTGCACCGATTGCCCGTTACTTATTTGTAGATCTCCGACTAGTTGTTGTAGCGATTGCGTATTTTCTCCCAATGTCACGGCTAATTGGTCTGATTGTGAGGCCACGGTTGCGGCAATACCTTGTGCTTCTTTTTCATGACCTAAAATCTCTTGCATCAATGCGATACCGTGTTGTGTCAAATTTGTCTGTGTAGTCAGCTGCTCTGCAAGTTGTTCATTGGTTTGCACTTGATCTTGTAGTACTTGGTTTTGTTCGTTGAGTTGCCCCAATTGCCCCTCCACTGTCTGCACCTTGCTCACAAGCGTTGCTGTATTGGCAAGCATTTGATTAGTTGTGCCTCGCAATGTTCCAACAAGCGTAAATAAATTGCCCTTTGTTGTAAGGTGTTCAGAACGAGATGTGGATGCATAAGCAACACTACCACCTGTAACTAAACAAATCGCAGTGAAGAAAGCGATCCAGCCAACGCGTTGTGATATCCATCGTTGTTTCATTGCGATCCCCCCATTAAGGTACCATCTGCGTTTTCTCATTCATATCGGATAAACTTTGATTGATCTGCTGTTCGTCAGAAATCATATGGGAAAGATGTGAAACTACTTGACCATTACTCTTTTGGACACTCTGTAAAGCTGTCAATACTTTCTGTGCAGATAATGCAATACGTTGCACCGTGACATCCGATCCCTTTACATTGCCAGAAATCGTGTGTATGGCTTCTTGAATACCTGCCACCTCTTGCGATAAAGTGACAAGGCCAGTGGCCATAGCAGCAGTCTGTGATTGCACGATATCTAGACTACCTTGCATATGCACCGTCGTTTGTTGTAACGCAGTTAGACCACTGAGCCCTTTAGGTAACTGAGCAGATAACACTTGTGCATCCTTTACTTCTTGATGGAGTACAACTGACTTAGCTGCCATATCGTGCTGTAGTCCTACTTCTACGCCTCCATTGACCCCAAGTGCGATGAGGCCAATGGGTACAATTACTTTTGCGAGTCCAATGATGGTTAGCTTCATCCTGCCACCCCTGGTACTTTTTGATCCATCTGCGCTGTTGCTGTACGCATTTGGTCAAGATTGGTTTGATCGCTTGCTACCACCTGATTGAGTGAATGAACAGAAGTTGCTAGCGTGTTAATAGAACGCAATAAACTTTGCATGTAATCAGCGATGTCTCCTAGATTTTGTCCGCTGATACTTGATGACGATTTCATCTCATCATTGGTGTGCAGTGTCACTTGATTTAACTCATCGATATCAGCAATGTTTTTCTCTAATTGACTAGTAGTCGTAACAGTCGGTAGCAAACTTGCGTTGAGTTGTTTAGTCAAAGTCAATACTTGATCTAAATTTTTATTCTTTTGCACTACAGCTTGTTGTACAGCGACAAGCTGTTCGGTCGAACGCAAACTGCGATTGAGACTCGTATCAATTTTAGCCAACTGAATGGTTGTTGGTATCGTCAACCCTAACCCACCACAAACAGCGAGTATCCCTATGATCCCAATGATTTTTAAAAACATCGCGGTGTGACCTCCTCTTTGCGCAGGGATGCTGCCTGCAATTAAGGCATTTCGCGGGATATCTCTGATGTATCTGAGGATGCCTGATGTAATTTATTTAAAATTTCCGTATTCGTCGACGTGAGTTGCGCCGCTGTTTGATCCATGGCTTGAGTTAATCTCGCCATTTCTGCCACTGATTGAGACTGATCTAAAGAACTTTGATCGACACTAGATAAACTTTGATGCAAATGATCTGCAACACCTGAGAGACTCTTACTTAGAGCAATTTCCTGCTGACTAAGCGTGGTGAGCTGTGTCAGGTTTTGATTCTCGTGATTTAACCCCGAGCCAATTGTTTTTAAATGATCTGCTATTTTAGGCGTTGTGCTGTCGAGATCACTTACTGCCCCCATCTCACGTACCAACTTGGCATTTTCCTGATTAATTTTATGTGTGTTTTTACCGATTTGAGCGATATTTGCTGGCAAATTGTATTCAGGCGGGAGATGAAAAGCATAGGCTTTGGCAATGCCAAATAACAGTGCGGCCATCACGACTGCAGTAGGAATGATCCACCACATCCGCCGCTGAGGTTTTGTGGCTTGTTCCAAAGTGGGTTCACCATCTGCTACTCGAACGATATGCTGATCATCCGATCCAAAGATGTCGAGGTAATCCGTCCCCTCATACATCGCCTCTACTTCATTCTTGTATTTTTCTAAGATCAGTTTTGTGCGCACTTTTAGCGTGGGCGTCAGTTCACCAGAGGATAAACTAAATGGTTGTGGCAAAAGTTTTGCGCGCTTTGGTTGTTCAAAATCAGCAAATGGAGCGATTGATTTTCGCAATTCATCACGTAACAATAATTGCACCGGTCGCGCATCCACAAAAGCCTCCGGATGATCTTTTGACAACCCCCATTCATCCGCCCGATCCGTGAGAGCTACAAAATCAGGAACGACAAGGCAGGTCACATATTTACGGCCATCTCCAATTAGCACTGCATCAGCAATATAAGGAGATAACGTGATGGCGTTTTCAATAGGAAATGGCGCGACATTTTTGCCTGTCGCAAGCACAAGAATATTTTTTTTGCGATCCACAATCCGGATATAACCGTCTACCATCTCTGCCAAGTCACCCGTTTTGAGCCAGCCATCAGATGTCAGCGTTTTCATAGTCTCGTCTTCTTGCCCATAATAGCCCATCATCACATTGGGACCGCGAACCAGCAGTTCTCCATCTTCATCGAGGCGCACAGATACACCGGGTAATGGTTTCCCAACAGTTCCAGGCCTTGCAGCTCCAAATGGATTCGCCGCAATGACAGGGGCACTTTCAGTCATCCCATATCCTTCATACACGGGGATGCCTGCACGGATGTAAAATTCCGCAATATCTTTAGCAAGCCCTGCGCCTCCTGAAACGACCGCGCGAATCCTACCGCCTAGACCTTCCCGCAGTTTTGAAAAGACCAAACGCTCAGCTACAATTCCTGAAAAGGATTTGTGTGCAACTGTCTTTTGGATGTCATGTTGTAATAATGTACGAATGAGTGCAGGAGATGAATCCAGCTTTTGTAATAGACCTGCATAAACCTTTTCTAGCAAGCGGGGCACAGTCACAAGAATCGTAGGATGCACTTCGAGTAAATTGTCGCGTATCGACTCAATTCCCTCTGCATATGCAATAGTTGCCCCAGAATACAAAAGTGCAAATTGTCCAACTGTGCGTTCAAAAATATGAGATAACGGAAGATAGGAGAGGCTGATATCTGTTGACTGAACAGATAAAACGGATAATGCGGATTGCACATTAGAAGTAATATTGCGATGAGATAACATAACGCCCTTAGGTACACCAGAAGTACCTGAAGTATGAACAATAGTTGCAAGTTCCTTTGGTGAGATCGCATCAAAATCAATGGCAGTAGACCCAGTATCGTTTCCCATGATTTGACGACCAAGTGCGAGTATTTCCGAAAAAGAGTGAACTGGCTTTTCCATGTCTGCAGGTACATCACCACTGATCAGTACAGCACCGACTAGTTGCTTTGGAAAATCCTGCGCAATGGTGTGCAAATGATGTGTATCACCACAGATGACCCATGTGACGTCCACATTGCGCAGGATAAATGTAGCTTGTTGCGTTGGAACAGTTGGGTAGATCGGGACAACGACAGCGCCAAGTGCAAGAATGGAAAAGTCACTTATTGTCCACTCCGGGCAATTTTCTGCCATGATGCCCACTTTGTCACCGGCGTTAATACCAAGTCGGTGTAGCCCATGTGCAACACCCATTACATGTTCAAACACTTGTTTATACGTAAGCGATTCGTATACACCATTTTTTTTAAAGCGAAGACACTCATGATCTGGTGTACGAAGAACTGACTGATACAGTAATTGCACAAGATTCATCGCGAAGGTTCCCCCCTTTGGTCACCTATCATCATTCGACGACTAACTGCTACCATTGCGGCAGTTTCATCCGTGCGAGTTACTTACACTTTTCGACTACACAGTCAGTTTTGTGACCGTACTTTTTAGAAAAGTTAAATGATTTGTTCCCAAAGGGATCTTGTTAGATTCAACTAGCGAAATGCGTGCTCCGCAGGTTGCAGCAATAGAGCTTGTGGTATGTTTATCCGTGCAGCCAATTGGCCATCTGCATCCAATATCTGATCACCTTTTATAGACCAGTCTTGAAAACCATTGAGTGAATTAAAAGGTGAATCATGGATCAATGTTCGATCTCCCGTTTGTTCGTTATAAGCGTATGCAGCATATTGAAACGTACCACTTGTCGCCAGATCACTAGCTTCACTTGTTAAGACCAGTCCAGAGACCACACGCATGGAAAAAAACAAACCACCACCAGCAGTTAAGCTTGCTAATCCGTGAATTTTATGCTGTGCGAGATTGATATCGTATAAATTCGTCGAGGTTCCTTGGTTAGCAAATAACATCTGCGTTCGAATCGAGAGTACGACTCCATTATGAGCTGCATAAAGCGCCACTGGAAAAGCAACCGTA
Coding sequences within it:
- a CDS encoding 3-hydroxyacyl-CoA dehydrogenase — protein: MDIALKTFLITGGGSGLGAATATLFRQAHAHIVIADVHETLGQQVADDIGATFVHTDVTSEESVKHAVEVALQRYGAIHGVVNCAGLGISSKVIGKQGPHALSQFQKVVEVNLIGTFNVMRLVTEGMLQSEADVEGRRGVLINTASIAAFDGQIGQAAYAASKGGIVGMTLPIARELAQYGIRVMSIAPGIFDTPMLGQLSDDVRRSLGSQVPFPKRLGQPQEFALLARHIVENDMMNGEVIRLDGAIRMAPR
- a CDS encoding DUF4912 domain-containing protein gives rise to the protein MIFSQVEIDNLEQKWKRKWQVHRLEVMVRDATSLFAYWEVGDVQKALLCDHFTRTWSEFPLFLRLHDVTDLLFDGYHANDTRTIVIHPEEDHYYFHHVQPNRHYTADVCTETEDGHLFTMMRSHVVCTPPVGPSQNHQHAMICFDRPHALSQEHSKLPHGKESNMGTSNCVTTPVSFETFDGYSLLQDKYSK
- a CDS encoding MBL fold metallo-hydrolase; protein product: MTLSPVPGFPYIDRLTLPIPTPLQHVHSYLVQDSHGFTIIDTGFHTKETEQVWVSTLEEKGIGFADIKRIILTHAHPDHSGAAGWLQEKSGATVYVLDKEEELILRHVEHQDHFSADLIEYFRPYGLPVVQDDGIHERESHMATLIHPAPRDISWLHEGDTISLFDEPFDIMWVPGHSPGQMMLYHEPQKLCFAGDHVLMGITPIVGVWAKNDEHALHDYLHSLHKAAHIDVQLGLSGHRESVTAWQKRIADILAHHEWRLKRIVDSLTQPHTAWDMMLRVFRVRQPEQLLFALAETVAHLEYMVQQGTCIKRMSAGMYFFEKATQE
- a CDS encoding bifunctional metallophosphatase/5'-nucleotidase, with the translated sequence MASKSIELTFLQLNDLHGQLVAHAELFWKAGTPTIHQEIGGISRIAHFLKQRKRVAPEKTLVIDCGDAFFGSYFTQIDEGNAMVPFLNELGIDASNGGHWEYYYGPDHFLELSHLLHYPLYALNVYQKGTHTRIFPPYGIIEKNGIRIAMLGLAATIVDDSMPPSFSGNLEFTDGIAQDELPLLLPEVRAKADLVCLISHMGLPQDIAIAKGNPGIDIIFSGHTHDRLWQPAIVPGDRTHDETLIIQAGFSGSFIGELNITLTPDRSGTLHKKHTYELHVMDEAIPKDQHVEQQLQSLIAQHIDTLAPILGAVTTDLNRMLTFESTMDNMILQCMKEAYDADVYVSRAWRFCPPKVAGPITEQDLWDMVPLPVQLFASDMTGLAIREAVELWLTHVMTTPMSQKGGYVTRQLGMHVIARINNPDGYRVQEIEIGSHPLQPDTLYHVVIAGEQIKKDLPGQWTVLPLDLHAVLRKGLAHGPIDCSLTHDKFVLG
- a CDS encoding AMP-binding protein encodes the protein MNLVQLLYQSVLRTPDHECLRFKKNGVYESLTYKQVFEHVMGVAHGLHRLGINAGDKVGIMAENCPEWTISDFSILALGAVVVPIYPTVPTQQATFILRNVDVTWVICGDTHHLHTIAQDFPKQLVGAVLISGDVPADMEKPVHSFSEILALGRQIMGNDTGSTAIDFDAISPKELATIVHTSGTSGVPKGVMLSHRNITSNVQSALSVLSVQSTDISLSYLPLSHIFERTVGQFALLYSGATIAYAEGIESIRDNLLEVHPTILVTVPRLLEKVYAGLLQKLDSSPALIRTLLQHDIQKTVAHKSFSGIVAERLVFSKLREGLGGRIRAVVSGGAGLAKDIAEFYIRAGIPVYEGYGMTESAPVIAANPFGAARPGTVGKPLPGVSVRLDEDGELLVRGPNVMMGYYGQEDETMKTLTSDGWLKTGDLAEMVDGYIRIVDRKKNILVLATGKNVAPFPIENAITLSPYIADAVLIGDGRKYVTCLVVPDFVALTDRADEWGLSKDHPEAFVDARPVQLLLRDELRKSIAPFADFEQPKRAKLLPQPFSLSSGELTPTLKVRTKLILEKYKNEVEAMYEGTDYLDIFGSDDQHIVRVADGEPTLEQATKPQRRMWWIIPTAVVMAALLFGIAKAYAFHLPPEYNLPANIAQIGKNTHKINQENAKLVREMGAVSDLDSTTPKIADHLKTIGSGLNHENQNLTQLTTLSQQEIALSKSLSGVADHLHQSLSSVDQSSLDQSQSVAEMARLTQAMDQTAAQLTSTNTEILNKLHQASSDTSEISREMP